A region of Anguilla anguilla isolate fAngAng1 chromosome 18, fAngAng1.pri, whole genome shotgun sequence DNA encodes the following proteins:
- the pla2g12b gene encoding group XIIB secretory phospholipase A2-like protein isoform X2 — translation MAPRTRFLLPLLLLCLALRAAAALGQEQQDASRATPAPPEGLGEERAPVASQPEPSGTPPAPRAPPAEPQEESDWGLNYIRETFQAANGYFESIVEMMGGRNGVCQYRCRYGKAPLARPNYKTPEPNGCSSSLLGLQLDLGIPAMTKCCNQLDLCYDTCGSNKYRCDSKFRWCLHGICSDLKRSLGFVSKVEACESVADTLYNTIWTLGCRPYMNSQRAACFCEGEERNEL, via the exons ATGGCGCCTCGTACCCGATTCTTGCTCCCTCTCCTGTTGTTGTGCCTCGCCCTgagggccgccgccgccctggGCCAGGAGCAGCAGGACGCCTCCAGGGCGACCCCCGCGCCCCCAGAGGGGCTCGGCGAGGAGCGGGCCCCCGTGGCCTCCCAGCCTGAGCCCAGCGGCACCCCCCCGGCTCCCAGGGCCCCCCCGGCCGAGCCTCAGGAGGAGTCCGACTGGGGCCTCAACTACATCCGCGAAACCTTCCAGGCCGCCAACGGGTACTTCGAGTCCATCGTGGAGATGATGGGCGGCCGCAACGGCGTGTGTCAGTACCGCTGCCGGTACG GAAAAGCTCCTCTTGCTCGGCCCAACTACAAAACTCCTGAACCCAACGGCTGCAGCTCCTCCCTGCTGGGATTACAG CTGGACCTGGGGATCCCAGCCATGACAAAGTGCTGCAATCAGCTGGACCTCTGCTATGACACCTGCGGCTCCAACAAGTACCGCTGCGACTCCAAGTTCCGCTGGTGCCTGCACGGCATCTGTTCTGACCTCAAAAGGAGCCTGGGCTTCGTGTCAAAGGTCGAAG CTTGTGAGTCAGTCGCAGACACCCTGTACAACACTATTTGGACTCTGGGCTGCAGGCCCTACATGAACAGCCAGAGGGCAGCATGCTTCTGtgaaggagaggaaaggaacGAGCTGTGA
- the pla2g12b gene encoding group XIIB secretory phospholipase A2-like protein isoform X1 translates to MAPRTRFLLPLLLLCLALRAAAALGQEQQDASRATPAPPEGLGEERAPVASQPEPSGTPPAPRAPPAEPQEESDWGLNYIRETFQAANGYFESIVEMMGGRNGVCQYRCRYGKAPLARPNYKTPEPNGCSSSLLGLQVPESLDLGIPAMTKCCNQLDLCYDTCGSNKYRCDSKFRWCLHGICSDLKRSLGFVSKVEACESVADTLYNTIWTLGCRPYMNSQRAACFCEGEERNEL, encoded by the exons ATGGCGCCTCGTACCCGATTCTTGCTCCCTCTCCTGTTGTTGTGCCTCGCCCTgagggccgccgccgccctggGCCAGGAGCAGCAGGACGCCTCCAGGGCGACCCCCGCGCCCCCAGAGGGGCTCGGCGAGGAGCGGGCCCCCGTGGCCTCCCAGCCTGAGCCCAGCGGCACCCCCCCGGCTCCCAGGGCCCCCCCGGCCGAGCCTCAGGAGGAGTCCGACTGGGGCCTCAACTACATCCGCGAAACCTTCCAGGCCGCCAACGGGTACTTCGAGTCCATCGTGGAGATGATGGGCGGCCGCAACGGCGTGTGTCAGTACCGCTGCCGGTACG GAAAAGCTCCTCTTGCTCGGCCCAACTACAAAACTCCTGAACCCAACGGCTGCAGCTCCTCCCTGCTGGGATTACAGGTTCCTGAAAGC CTGGACCTGGGGATCCCAGCCATGACAAAGTGCTGCAATCAGCTGGACCTCTGCTATGACACCTGCGGCTCCAACAAGTACCGCTGCGACTCCAAGTTCCGCTGGTGCCTGCACGGCATCTGTTCTGACCTCAAAAGGAGCCTGGGCTTCGTGTCAAAGGTCGAAG CTTGTGAGTCAGTCGCAGACACCCTGTACAACACTATTTGGACTCTGGGCTGCAGGCCCTACATGAACAGCCAGAGGGCAGCATGCTTCTGtgaaggagaggaaaggaacGAGCTGTGA
- the oit3 gene encoding oncoprotein-induced transcript 3 protein gives MLLFLFALLLPTARAVEVVALDPCSAYISLNEPWRNTEHHVNQSSGVPLCDNHMDGEWYRFTGMAGDAMPTFCITENHCGTHAPIWLNGSHPRPADGVVSVPACASFNDNCCQWNASVDVKACAGGYYVYRLPRPAVCFHVYCGHFYDICDEVECKAPQCKQPECHCAAGTTLGPDGQTCLDVNECERDNGGCSEVCVNTKGSRRCECGPGRVLDVDGRSCIDIKGCHTDNGGCSHSCSRVQDSFLCHCPRGLELGEDQRTCQVPVQCSPSFIEVSVPKELVGGLELFLSNASCRGISNGTHVNLNFSLKTCGTMVEVVQDKIVATNLVTGLPKSSPGSSGDIIVRTSKLLLPVTCEFPRHYEVSDGYLPSLRSGALELAGHSAGVFPFSLELFKSAEFSEPYRAPPQLRLRDSLFFGVEPVERVDGLAALVESCFATPSPKADEPLKYYLIKDGCISDETVRQYSAKDQLSKHYQVPVFKFVGKDNREVFLHCRVLVCGQGEEDSRCSQGCQRRLRREVWTSAHLEQRLLTGGPIQILPEA, from the exons ATGCTGCTGTTTCTATTCGCCCTTCTGCTGCCGACCGCACGCGCCGTTGAGGTCGTCG CCTTGGACCCCTGCTCGGCCTACATCAGCCTGAACGAGCCCTGGCGGAACACTGAGCACCACGTCAACCAGTCGTCCGGCGTGCCGCTGTGCGACAACCACATGGACGGGGAGTGGTACCGCTTCACGGGCATGGCGGGCGACGCCATGCCCACCTTCTGCATCACGGAGAACCACTGCGGCACGCACGCGCCCATCTGGCTGAACGGGAGCCACCCGCGCCCGGCCGACGGCGTCGTCTCGGTGCCTGCCTGCGCCAGCTTCAACGACAACTGCTGCCAGTGGAACGCCAGCGTGGACGTGAAGGCCTGCGCCGGGGGGTACTACGTGTaccgcctgccccgccccgccgtcTGCTTCCACGTCTACTGCGGCC atttcTACGACATCTGTGACGAGGTGGAATGCAAGGCCCCGCAGTGCAAGCAGCCGGAGTGTCACTGTGCTGCTGGGACCACGCTGGGCCCCGACGGACAAACCTgcctgg atgtgaatgagtgtgagcGGGACAACGGGGGCTGCTCAGAGGTCTGTGTGAATACCAAGGGCTCCCGACGCTGCGAGTGCGGGCCAGGCCGCGTGCTGGACGTGGACGGCCGGAGCTGCATCG ATATTAAGGGGTGCCACACGGACAACGGGGGGTGCAGTCACAGCTGCTCTAGGGTGCAGGACTCCTTCCTCTGTCACTGTCCCCGAGGCCTCGAACTGGGGGAGGACCAACGCACCTgccagg TGCCTGTGCAGTGCAGTCCCAGCTTCATAGAGGTATCGGTGCCCAAGGAACTGGTGGGCGGTCTGGAACTCTTCCTGTCCAACGCCTCCTGCCGGGGCATCTCCAACGGCACCCACGTCAACCTGAACTTCAGCCTGAAGACCTGCGGGACCATGGTGGAG GTTGTCCAAGATAAGATCGTGGCCACAAACCTGGTGACCGGGCTGCCCAAATCCAGCCCCGGCAGCAGCGGTGACATCATCGTGCGGACGAGCAAGCTGCTCCTGCCGGTGACGTGCGAGTTCCCGCGGCACTACGAGGTGTCGGACGGGTACCTGCCCAGCCTGCGCAGCGGGGCCCTGGAGCTGGCGGGCCACAGCGCGGGCGTCTTCCCCTTCAGCCTGGAGCTCTTCAAGAGCGCCGAGTTCTCCGAGCCCTACCGCGCCCCGCCGCAGCTCCGCCTCCGGGACTCGCTCTTCTTCGGCGTGGAGCCCGTGGAGCGGGTCGACGGGCTGGCCGCGCTGGTGGAGAGCTGCTTCGCCACGCCCAGCCCCAAAGCGGACGAGCCGCTCAAGTATTACCTCATTAAGGACGG ATGTATTTCAGATGAGACAGTGAGGCAGTACTCTGCTAAAGACCAGTTGTCCAAACACTACCAGGTGCCTGTCTTCAAGTTTGTGGGAAAAGACAACCGG gaggTGTTCCTGCACTGCCGGGTGCTGGTGTgtgggcagggggaggaggactCCCGCTGCTCTCAGGGCTGTCAGAGGCGCCTGCGTAGGGAGGTGTGGACCAGCGCTCACCTGGAGCAGCGGCTGCTGACCGGGGGCCCCATCCAAATCCTGCCTGAGGCATGA